GATACGTCGAAACCGCCATACCCATAAAGCATGGTCGGCACGGCCTTGCCCGCTTCTGCCACACTGCGTTTGCGCACCACGAACATCGGCACATTGGTGCCGTCCTTGGACGTGAAAAACCGTTGCTCCACCGCATAGGCATCCGGATCGAAAGTCAGCTTCGGCAAGGCGAAGGGTTGCATCCGGCCTGTGGCCAGATCCATCCGATAGATTCCGGCAGGCCGGTTGAAACTGGCGAAACTGTAGAACGTCTCGGGATCGCCCGGCTTGCCGGTGAACCCGTTCGCAGTACCCAATCCGTTGAGCCGGATTTCATCCACCCGCGTGCCACCAAGTTCGAAGATCAGGGCCCGCGATGCGGCATCCTTGAGATAAGACACGACAAGCCGATTACCCACCAGCGAAGCCGCATTGATCGTTTCCGGTGACTGACGCACCACTTCGTACCAGCGCGGGGCCCCCGCATCGAGATCGATCGCAACAATCCGGAAACGCGGCGCATCCTCGTTGGTGGTAAACCACAGCACCCCACCGGTACCCTCGATCAGATTCCACGCGTTATCGAAGCCCGTGATCAAAGGCCGGGCGAACCAGCCCTTCTGCGCACGCTTCGCCAAATCGATGGCGTGCACTTCATATTTCGAATCGGTGCCGATCGCGCTTGTGATAACCGCCCAGCGCCCGTCATAAGTCACCTCTGCGGTATGGCTGCGCTCCTTGTGGTCAGGCGTTGCGAAGACGCGTTCATCCACACTCTGATCGGTGCCCAGACGATGGAAATAGACCGCCTGATTGTAATTGAGCGCCTGAAAATCCTGCCCGCCTTCCGGTTCCGGAAAACGGGAATAGAGAAAGCCTTCTTCCCCCACCCAGGCCAGACTGGTGAACTTCGCCCAGCGCACGGTATCCGACAGGCGCTTGCCCGTCCGCACGTCGAGCACTTCCAGCCTGCGCCAATCACTGCCGTCTTCCTGCACGCTGTAAAGAACGTAGCGGCCATCAGGCGATGGCTTCCAGGCATCGAGTGCGCTTGTGCCATCCTTCGACCATTGCACCGGGTCCAGCAGCAACCGGGGCTTGCCATTCAGGCCCTTGCGCACGAACAACTGGGGCTGGTTCTGCAGCCCTTCGTTGCGTTCGTAGAAGTATTGCCCGCCAGCCTTCACCGGGATCGAAAACCGCTCATAATTCATGAGCTGGCCAATCTTTTCGGAAAACCACGCCCGGCCCGGCAGCGTCCTGAGATAGGCGTCGGTCACGACGTTTTCACGGGCAACCCAGTCGGCGACCTCGGGCGTATTACGAACATCGTTTTCCAGCCAGCGATAGGGATCGGCGATCGTCTCGCCAAAAAGCACGTCGTTCACATTATCGCGGCGGGTTTGTGGATAGGTGATGGCTGGGTTGGTCGCGGGCACAGGCGCGGCTCCGGCTGAAACGGGGTTGGCCATATCGGCAGCGATCGCCAACTGAACTGTAGCCAGCGAAAGAACGAGCGCACCGGCAACGGGGCGCGTGAGCGAGCGCATATCGAGCTCCAAATGAAAAGGGCGGTTGCGAAGCTAGCATCCGCAACCGCCCTTTCAATGGGTCATCGAAGAGAAAACCGATCAGGCGTCGGCAAGTTCTTCTTCGTTGGCAACCGGACCGCTGTCCTTGCCCTTGGCATCGACATCGCGGTCGACCAGTTCGATGATCGCGATCGGGGCAGCGTCCGAAGCGCGGATGCCAGCCTTGATCACGCGGGTGTAACCGCCTTCACGATCCTTGTAGCGCTCTGCCAGAACGTCGAACAGCTTCTGCTCCTGCGCGTCGTCCATCAACCGGCTGTGCGCCAGACGACGGTTCGACAGGCCGCCATGCTTGGCGAGCGAGATGAGCTTTTCAACGTAAGGACGCAGTTCCTTCGCCTTCGGCGTGGTGGTCAGGATCTGCTCGTGCTTGATCAGCGATGCGGCCAGGTTGCGCAGAAGAGCGGCGCGGTGGCCGGACTTACGCTGCAGCTTACGGCCAGCAATTTTATGACGCATGATTCACTTCCTTCGTTCGTAAGGGGCCCGTATCAGGTAGCCCGGTACCGGCTGTTTTCGGGGTCAGCCTGTATCCCCTGATGGTCCGCCCCGACCGAAGCCGGGGCGAGAGACCGATTAACCGAGAAGTTCCTGTTCGAGCTTCTTGGCCATTTCTTCGATATTTTCCGGCGGCCAGCCAGGGATATCCATACCCAAGCGCAGGCCCATCGAGGAAAGGACTTCCTTGATCTCGTTGAGCGACTTGCGGCCGAAACTCGGGGTGCGAAGCATTTCGGCTTCGGTCTTCTGAACCAGATCCCCGATGTAGATGATGTTGTCGTTCTTGAGGCAGTTCGCCGAACGCACCGACAGTTCCAGTTCATCGACCTTCTTGAGAAGGTAACGGTTGAGCTGGTTCGCATCGCTTTCTTCCGGCTGGGCAGCCACGCCAATCATCGGCGACTGACCCTGCGGGATCGCGTCTTCGAAGTGGACGAACAGCGCCAGCTGATCCTGAAGAATGCGCGCAGCATAGGCCACGGCATCTTCCGGCGTCACGGTGCCATCGGTTTCGATGGTGAGCGAAAGCTTGTCGTAATCGAGTTCCTGACCCACGCGGGCGTTCTCGACCTTGTAGCTGACCTGGCGAACCGGCGAATAAAGCGAATCAACCGGAATCAGGCCAACCGGCGCATCGGCCGGGCGATTCTGCACAGCGGGAACGTAACCCTTGCCGGTGTCGGCGGTCAGTTCCATGTTCAGCGTCGCGCCTTCATCGAGATGGCAGATCACCAGATCCTTGTTCATCACCTCGATATCGCCGGAAACGGCAATATCACCCGCCTTCACTTCGGCCGGACCGGTCACGGAAAGCTGAAGGCGCTTGGCCCCTTCCCCTTCCATCTTCAACGCGATCTGCTTCACGTTGAGAACCATGTCGGTCACGTCTTCGCGAACGCCGGTCAGCGACGAGAATTCGTGCAGCACGTTTTCGATCTTGATCGAAGTGATCGCCGCACCCTGCAGCGACGAAAGCAAAACGC
This genomic window from Caenibius tardaugens NBRC 16725 contains:
- the rplQ gene encoding 50S ribosomal protein L17 codes for the protein MRHKIAGRKLQRKSGHRAALLRNLAASLIKHEQILTTTPKAKELRPYVEKLISLAKHGGLSNRRLAHSRLMDDAQEQKLFDVLAERYKDREGGYTRVIKAGIRASDAAPIAIIELVDRDVDAKGKDSGPVANEEELADA
- a CDS encoding prolyl oligopeptidase family serine peptidase; translation: MANPVSAGAAPVPATNPAITYPQTRRDNVNDVLFGETIADPYRWLENDVRNTPEVADWVARENVVTDAYLRTLPGRAWFSEKIGQLMNYERFSIPVKAGGQYFYERNEGLQNQPQLFVRKGLNGKPRLLLDPVQWSKDGTSALDAWKPSPDGRYVLYSVQEDGSDWRRLEVLDVRTGKRLSDTVRWAKFTSLAWVGEEGFLYSRFPEPEGGQDFQALNYNQAVYFHRLGTDQSVDERVFATPDHKERSHTAEVTYDGRWAVITSAIGTDSKYEVHAIDLAKRAQKGWFARPLITGFDNAWNLIEGTGGVLWFTTNEDAPRFRIVAIDLDAGAPRWYEVVRQSPETINAASLVGNRLVVSYLKDAASRALIFELGGTRVDEIRLNGLGTANGFTGKPGDPETFYSFASFNRPAGIYRMDLATGRMQPFALPKLTFDPDAYAVEQRFFTSKDGTNVPMFVVRKRSVAEAGKAVPTMLYGYGGFDVSVTPGFSAVRMAWLEAGGAFALANIRGGGEYGKAWHDAGRLANKQNVFDDFIAAGEYLKREGITSPDGLAIEGRSNGGLLMGAVTNQRPDLFNAVHAAVGVMDMLRFDRWTAGRYWVDDYGHPDRKEDFTILRSYSPYHNIRAGVDYPAIIVTTADTDDRVVPGHSFKYAAALQAAPIGNKPHLIRIETGAGHGSGKPTDKQIAEGADVLAFLARWTGLDVRSEK
- a CDS encoding DNA-directed RNA polymerase subunit alpha, which codes for MSVNIKNWQELKKPNSLDIKPGGDGKRKATFVAEPLERGFGLTLGNALRRVLLSSLQGAAITSIKIENVLHEFSSLTGVREDVTDMVLNVKQIALKMEGEGAKRLQLSVTGPAEVKAGDIAVSGDIEVMNKDLVICHLDEGATLNMELTADTGKGYVPAVQNRPADAPVGLIPVDSLYSPVRQVSYKVENARVGQELDYDKLSLTIETDGTVTPEDAVAYAARILQDQLALFVHFEDAIPQGQSPMIGVAAQPEESDANQLNRYLLKKVDELELSVRSANCLKNDNIIYIGDLVQKTEAEMLRTPSFGRKSLNEIKEVLSSMGLRLGMDIPGWPPENIEEMAKKLEQELLG